A segment of the Panicum hallii strain FIL2 chromosome 1, PHallii_v3.1, whole genome shotgun sequence genome:
GTTCCTGGCACGAGGGAGCAGCAAAAGAATAATGAGGAGAGTAAGAAGCAGGAAGAAAAGGGCAAATTGGCAGACAAAATTAGAGTTTTTGAGAGAGCAGCTGCAGGTGGGGAGGGAAGGTCAGTTAAACCTGTGTCTGGTGTTAACAAGTACCCAAGCAAGCTTCATGAGAAACTAGCGGCGCTGGAAGGGAGGGTTCAGAAGATTGCTACCGATATCAAGAAAACCAAAGAAATGCTTGATGAGAACAACCCAGACGAACCAAAGCAGATCCTGTCAAATATTCAGAAGGAAATCACTGCCATTGAGAAGGCGATTTCTCATGTCAAGGATGATAATAAGATACAGCTAGGTACTGCAGATAGCAGTGAATGTGAGAGTTCTTATGCTGAAAGCGCTGCAAAATGTACTCTTGTGAAGCCAAGTGGCCTGAAGCATGCTGGAAAAGGGTTGAATACTGATGAACTGGAGGCAAGGTTCTTTCCGCATCACAAATTGTTGAGGGATCGTAAATCTTCGACTTCTACTCACCAGGAGTCATCTGCGGATACAAAGAAGATTTCCCCTGGGAAAACAGGACCTGCTGCCCCAGCCCCTGATGTTGACGAGAATAGTATAACCATGGAGTTTCTTGCTTCTTTAGACGGTGAAGAAAATGACTTCTTCAAGGACCGCCGCGCTAAGAAAATGGAAAAGAACATGATATGTGAAGTAGCAGATGCAACCAGCAAGACATCGAGCCAAGGTAGCTCAAAGAATCCAATTGGTCCCAATCATAAGGAGGAGATTGAATTGCTTGCTTCAGAGAAGCTAGAAGAGTTTGATGAGCAAGAAAACAAGCCCTCCATGATGGTTcaggaggaaacagaggagtctTCCAATGATCAGCTATCAGGTATAGGAAACAAGTCTTCAACTGGCGGATGGTTTGTTTCGGAGGGGGAAGCTGTTCTTCTTGCTCATGGTGATGGCACATGCTCCTATTATGATATTGCAAACCATGAGGTATTTGGTTATTTACTGCTTTTGTTTGTTCTGTTATATTTTTTATGTACATTAATTAGGTAACCTGAGTGCTAACTGCATTTATCTGTATTTCTGGTGCAGTTCAAATCTGAGTACAAGCCTCCCAGCATGGTATCAAATAATATGTGGGGCGATTGCTGGTTGATTCGCGCCCCAGGTGTAGATGGATGTTCTGGTAGATATGTTGTTGCTGCATCAGCTGGCAATGCACTGGAGCCTGGGTTTTGCAGCTGGGATTACTATACCAGAGAAGTAAAAGCATTTCATATTGATGAGGAGGCTTCTCATGCGCCAGCTCCACCACCCAGGGCTGTTCTTGGGCCTCTCTCTAATTTAGGTTCATCAAGATCTAGCTCTGCGCTGTCAAATGGAGAAACACAGCAATGGTGGTATAAACCTTGTGGACCTCTCCTGCTTTCTACTGCTAGCAAGCAGAAGATGGTCACAGCTTACGATATCCGTGATGGTGATGTAGTGATGAAATGGGAAGTTAGCAATCCAGTGATGGGAATGGAATACTCCAGCCCACTGCAATGGCGTAGCAGGGGAAAGGTAGTAATTGCTGGGAGCGAGTCAATAGGGTTGTGGGATGTGAATTCACTTAATCCACAACCCTTGTTGTCTGTCGCTTCATCCGGTAAGAAAGTGTACTGCCTTCATGTGAATAACACAGATGCTGAGGTGGGCGGCGGAGTGCGTCAAAGGTAAATTAGTAAATCTTACATCACATGCATGCAAATGTGAAATGTCCCAGTGTTAGTCATATTTAAGATCCTGCCAAGTTTACCTACTGTTATGCTATTGaaaccaaataaaatattttctGTTTCTTTGGTAATTAACAGCAGCAAATTTCTTGTCCTGCTGTTTATGAATTATCTGAAAGAGATTTGTGAAAATCTCCTGACATCTGCATTGGTCAAATCATTTAAGACCAGCTTGTGGTTTGTTTTTGCAGGGTTAGTTCGTCTGAGGTGGAAGGAAATGATGGTGTTTTTAGTACGCATGAAAGTGTTAATGTATTTGATTTTCGTGTACCTGCTGGCATTGGTCTTAAAATAGCAAGACATGGCGGTACAGCAAACTCAATCTTCTCACGTGGAGATTCAGTATTTATTGGTAGCACAGAAGGACGACTGCAAATAAAAGGGGGGTTGAGATCACGAGTTCAGCAATACTCGTTGAGAAAGGGGAAGCTTGTTGCTACCTATGAGTTACCGGAATTCAATGCTCATTTCCATCACTCTTCCATAACTCAAGTATGGGGCAACTCGAACCTTGTTTTGGCTGCATGTGGTATGGGTCTGTTTGCCTTTGACACATATAAGGAAGACATGCAGCCAACTTACAGCTTTGATCGTGGAAACACAATTGGAGTGAGAGAAACTATTGGCCCTGATGATTTGTACTGTCCTACATTTGATTACTCATCATCAAGGGTTCTTCTTGTCTCAAGAGACCGTCCAGCACACTGGAGGTACATGTCGTAGCTATCTATTTATCATTTATTTGTGTTCAGTGTGAGTCTTGTAATATATGTACTTTATTTATGGTTCACTTCTGATGTCACCTGCTGTGTGAAGCATCTTGCTTTCACAGTTTCACTGTACTAGCAATATTATCTAGTTACAATGTTATCTAGTTTTTACCCCTGTGATTGTTTTCGCTCTGCTGTGCCTTCTTTTTATCATTTGCCTTGCATGTTTTTATGTGCTACCTGGGCACTCAGTTGTAACTTGTATTGGAATCATTGTTCAAATTATGTTTGACGCCCAGGAGTTTACAATTCCATGAAATATTTTTCTGGCATCAATTCGATACATACATAGCTTAACGATTGACAAAGTTAAGATCTTGTTAGCCGATTAACACAGGACACTCTTCAATCGACCAATAAGGAATCCACCCAATCTTTCCTGACCACAATGCCTCATGTTTCTATGCCCCGACACCCTCATTACAATGCACCGTCTGAGCTTATTCCATCTTAAATCTGCAACGTCATGGTCTTGTGCAGTTATGCTCTCTGATTACTTTATTATCCCTTAGCCACCAGCTGTAGAACAAGCATTAACTGGGGCAGTGTATTTGTTCTTGGAGCTCTTCCCCTAAATTCCCTTTATACTGGGAGCATGATGGCAAGTTCTTTTGTCTTTATCAATCAGTTTCAAGTTCGCGGAATGGTAATGGGACAGTCTTCACTGCTCTGAACTTTCCAGCGTTGTTTAAATGTTCATTCTCCAGCCTGCAATCCAATTCAGCATACATCAGGTTATACCGAAACATACTAAATTAGAACTAAGCTTGCACCTCTTTACTTGTTTTTCAATTACCTGTAGAAGTTCCAATGTCCTCGTCGTATAATTTCCAGTGAGGCGAGTGAGAAATCCAGCAAGCGAGACTCCACCTGTCCAAGATGGAGTTTCATTACACTCTGGGCCCAGGCTAGACGCAGCGCAAGGTTGAGCATCTGCGTTTCAAGGGTGTTAGTGCCACTGAACTTGGGATTTGGTATTTCCTGAGTCAGCTGTAGTATTGAAAATTAGGCGAACAAGGTATAGTACCATGGAAACATAGTAGATCGACTTTTTCTTCAGGATGAGCTGATCCCGGAGCCATAAGTTCTTAGATTTGGGGTTTAAGAAACCCCAGTCCATGACAAAGTCCCAGTAGAGCTGGTAAATGGTGGCGCCTGAGGATGAAATGACTACCATCCACATCCAGAGTGGTGTTGGAGTTGCAGCGTACTTGAACCTCACAGCAGCTGCAACCATTGCTGATACGTACTTGCCAGCATTAGCAAGTTGGTTGATGTCATGACCTTCTTCCAGGTACCTCCTTAAACACTATAACAGATATCGGCATTCCATTAAGTTTGACTTAATCTGAAGAAACTGCCAACTGCATGAATTTTACATTGTTCACATGTAGATTTGATTATACCTGCATTGCTCTCCAGTAGTAAGGTAGGAAGGAAATCACATAGGCCAGGTGTGTGTATTGTGGGCTGCTGGTGCAAGTCTCATATGCGTGATTCCTAAAGGTTCCAGCCATGAAGTAGCATGCTGCGAATTCCATATGTCTCAGTAGTGGGATCTGGAAGATAGAACCAGTTAAACGGATAAGAATGCGCACTGTAAGGCTCAATGAAATTTGTAGCATAAGGTTCAGAATTTACCTGGCTGGTTAGCTGGTCAGCCATGAAGAAATCAGCCATCAGAACCTGCATTGCAACTCAGCCTGctcatcagatggatgtttccAACTTTCTGTGAACTGCGGAAAAGAATTCTGGGGGTCCTTCACCTTGTAGAATGGCGAGAATATGATGTTGCGCATGACGCGCATGAAGCAGTAGCGCGTCGAGCGGTAGAATATGTTGAATGGGCAGAACAGAACCCCCGTTGACAGCTGAAAATAAAGAACAAAGGGTGTTGGAGAACTGAAATCAGTACATCTCTTTGGCAGCGCAACACTTATCCTTTCCCTATGGCTTGTGTTTCTTACAACTAGGAGTGCCCCGGGCAATGCGTCGGTGTAGGTTGCGCCGGCGTTCCTGAGGAACAGGTTGATGACCAGCGCCGCAACGACGGTGCACATGATGGATGCCGACATGAGGAAGGCGTCCCTGTGCGTCAGGGCGGTGCTGGAGGAGAAATCGAAGATGAAGTTGTTGTTGATCCTGGTGCTCTTCCACATGAAGAGGTTGCAGCCGTACAGGAAAACGTGCAGGCTGATGAGTGCAAACATGCTGCAGAAGCAAAGGCCGAAACTATGTTACTTAAGGTAAAACTTGCATCCTTGTTTCATCATGAAGCCATGAAGTATGGTTCATGATCAGAAGAAGAAGCCTGTGTGAAGTTAGCTTCAGAAATGACCTGAAGACATGGTAGACTATGTCCATGTAGGCTGGGCTTCCGGTAGAAGAGAAAATGCCGGCGACATGGGCTAGGACTGAATATATGATGAACAACGACACGAATGTGCCTGTGAACAGGCCTGAAAAAACAGGAATCAGCGAGATCAGGATACATATGGACTAGTAAGCATTTGGTGCCTGAGATTAAGAAGACGATCAATTCGATCTTTGAGGAGGCTACTTGCCTACGAGGAAGGTGATCATATGGGTGTTCCTGGGCTGCTGCGGCTTGAGGTACTTCATGGCCACCTTCCTGTCGTTGCCGGCGAAGTGCCTCAAAAAGATGCACTCCACCTCGTCGGCGAGCTGAAGCACCTGCTCAGGATTTCACCACATGTTCATTCTTCCTTGGCCAGTTTTCGTCTTCTTCGGACAGGTGTATCGTGTTCGTCAAGAGGGGATTCAGCTAAGAGGATTGTACCTTGTCGGAGCTGCTGAATTGCGACCTCTTCACCTTCTCTGAGAACTTGTCCGTGGCTTGCTGCTGCTCTGACACCTGGAATGCAGAGCATATCTCGTCACTTGCAGATAGCGAAACACATATAGTGTGTGTATCTGAATTCTTCGTACAAATCATGCCATGTTACTAAAATAGATAATTTTTAAGTGACTTTGTCTTGATAATAACTTTTAAGTGTACCAACTCATTTTATTCTGGCCTGTATATTGTCGTCTTGTCTAGTCTCTTCCCTCCTCGAGTCCATCCACTTCAAAAAAGCACGCGCATATGCTGCCTATAGCTAGTTGAGAAGTAGTGGTAGACGGTACCTTGACGAATTTCTTCAATATTTTGGTGAAAGCCTTTACATTGAGGGAGCTGCATCCATCCACACAGATATGCCACACAAAACAAAGGAAAAGGCGATCAATCGATCCATCACCACCGCAGAACAAAAGCCTCACAATTAACAACAGCAGAAAAGGACAGGTCTAATAAAATAAACTACTATTGGCCGGCTTAGTAGTATAAaatgagaagaaaaaaaatgctaATTGGTGTCGCCCTCCAGGGTTAGTGCATGGCTCCTACGTGATGCTGGCCTCCATCCATGCAAACTGGCTGAAATTTAACTGAAATCTTCTAAGTGTCTAACACCAACTGTGTCCACGTGCAGACAGAAACGTGGATTGATGGATACAGAGTATACTCATCACTCATAAGAAGCAGAGCTCTACCACTCACTCACTCTGCATCGTGTCAATGAACAGATCAGGTGTTGGTTTGTGTGTTAGAGAGCGAGTGGCGTAGGAAGGCAAGGCAAGATTTAGATGAGAGCATGCAACTGTCGTGACGGCATTCTTCCAGTTGTTGCAGCCAGTATAAATGGCAAACGATCGAGATGGTAGTAGCTACTAGTAGTACTAGCTGCTAAGCATGTGTACGTACCTGAACTTCTTGAGGAGCTCGAGGCCGCGGTAGAGCGCGAGGAAGGCGTCGCGGATGTTCTTCTCGGCGTGCTGGACCTTCTTGCGGTGgacgaaggcggcggcggggtcggcgCCGTCCTTGCGGAGCACGTTCACGAGCTCCTCCCACACCTTGAGCGCCGCCCTGCCGGGGCTCGTCGGCGGGATGTCGATCCGCACCGTCGCCGGCAGCTGCAGCAGCGCGGCCCGCCCCATCAGCTGCTTCCCGCTGCCGTCCTTCTTCGCCTTGGCCAGCCCGCCGCCCACGAAGCTCACGCCGTtgcgctccagcgccgccatcACCTCCTCCGCCACGGCCGCGCCCTCCGCCACCCGCGCCTGCTGCAGCTCCACGCTCCCATCTGCACCACACCACGTCAGCCCGGTCGGCGTCAGTCACGTGCGCGTCATGCATGCAAAGGCCAAACGCCCAAACCATGGGATTGGGAAGCCGAGCCGGTGGGTGGGGTTCATGTGCCCGCACCTATCTTTGCCGCCCGTGGAGATCGATCGGGTCACCTACCTGACATGGACTGCGGCGAGG
Coding sequences within it:
- the LOC112883929 gene encoding KIN14B-interacting protein At4g14310; the protein is MSSRLKGRGGGGKASATAAASRPLTPKPFSISSSARRTPAAAAGKENSASKPVKPTSAVRWSTSSLPRASRIQSSVDSSKLVSTLRASVVPGRASIGKDPVADAGLQRSVSGGIRSSSVEKGRRSVNVVGSRASEARRGSAGVGSDDISKRREGFDAKAKGLDGIGRKRDDLDAKAKQTGEIDRKRESFDAKAKQIGGKRDNFGVNVSKQCDEIKGKTEITGANMKKQSEEIVGRREDLDTKAKAGEEISRKKDGLNMKLVKEMHAKKADLGEASSNAADFCPAQKDDEEGNGSVIPVFTVHVVDSIDVPGTREQQKNNEESKKQEEKGKLADKIRVFERAAAGGEGRSVKPVSGVNKYPSKLHEKLAALEGRVQKIATDIKKTKEMLDENNPDEPKQILSNIQKEITAIEKAISHVKDDNKIQLGTADSSECESSYAESAAKCTLVKPSGLKHAGKGLNTDELEARFFPHHKLLRDRKSSTSTHQESSADTKKISPGKTGPAAPAPDVDENSITMEFLASLDGEENDFFKDRRAKKMEKNMICEVADATSKTSSQGSSKNPIGPNHKEEIELLASEKLEEFDEQENKPSMMVQEETEESSNDQLSGIGNKSSTGGWFVSEGEAVLLAHGDGTCSYYDIANHEFKSEYKPPSMVSNNMWGDCWLIRAPGVDGCSGRYVVAASAGNALEPGFCSWDYYTREVKAFHIDEEASHAPAPPPRAVLGPLSNLGSSRSSSALSNGETQQWWYKPCGPLLLSTASKQKMVTAYDIRDGDVVMKWEVSNPVMGMEYSSPLQWRSRGKVVIAGSESIGLWDVNSLNPQPLLSVASSGKKVYCLHVNNTDAEVGGGVRQRVSSSEVEGNDGVFSTHESVNVFDFRVPAGIGLKIARHGGTANSIFSRGDSVFIGSTEGRLQIKGGLRSRVQQYSLRKGKLVATYELPEFNAHFHHSSITQVWGNSNLVLAACGMGLFAFDTYKEDMQPTYSFDRGNTIGVRETIGPDDLYCPTFDYSSSRVLLVSRDRPAHWRYMS
- the LOC112883938 gene encoding phosphate transporter PHO1-2 produces the protein MVKFSREYEASIIPEWKAAFVDYKGLKKLIKRIKIARRDAGPPPLLAATTAGSSYGFSVLDPVRSLTARFTGAAHHAAASPEGEEESLESDSGELVRSTNKHEQEFLEKADEELDKVNKFYATQEAELLARGEALIEQLRILADVKRILADHAAASRRGRGRALGRAASMPPSLELSPSLNGSSGRHLLSGLASPQSMSDGSVELQQARVAEGAAVAEEVMAALERNGVSFVGGGLAKAKKDGSGKQLMGRAALLQLPATVRIDIPPTSPGRAALKVWEELVNVLRKDGADPAAAFVHRKKVQHAEKNIRDAFLALYRGLELLKKFSSLNVKAFTKILKKFVKVSEQQQATDKFSEKVKRSQFSSSDKVLQLADEVECIFLRHFAGNDRKVAMKYLKPQQPRNTHMITFLVGLFTGTFVSLFIIYSVLAHVAGIFSSTGSPAYMDIVYHVFSMFALISLHVFLYGCNLFMWKSTRINNNFIFDFSSSTALTHRDAFLMSASIMCTVVAALVINLFLRNAGATYTDALPGALLVLSTGVLFCPFNIFYRSTRYCFMRVMRNIIFSPFYKVLMADFFMADQLTSQIPLLRHMEFAACYFMAGTFRNHAYETCTSSPQYTHLAYVISFLPYYWRAMQCLRRYLEEGHDINQLANAGKYVSAMVAAAVRFKYAATPTPLWMWMVVISSSGATIYQLYWDFVMDWGFLNPKSKNLWLRDQLILKKKSIYYVSMMLNLALRLAWAQSVMKLHLGQVESRLLDFSLASLEIIRRGHWNFYRLENEHLNNAGKFRAVKTVPLPFRELETD